TCATTCCCTGTTCTATTCTTCTGGTCTACATAACAGCAGATGGAAACACAATAGCAGGCCTGGGCTCTAGAAGGCAACGCATTTCTTGTCTCCTATGTTTGGCATAATGCCTGCTAACTGGCCAGAGCCTGCTTCTGTGCCATCAAGAGCTCTTTGATGCCCTTTTCAGCTAGGTTCAACAGTATGTCCATCACTGCTCGATCAAAGGGTTGCCCTTCTGCGGTCCCCTGTATCTCGACGAATTGACCACGTGCGGTCATGACAACGTTAAAATCTACTTCCGCTTGTGAATCCTCCTCATAGCACAGATCGAGCACGGGTTCGCCCTGTACTACGCCTATACTTACTGCTGCCACTGGAGCACGCCACACACTGCGGTGCACTGCACCCGATTGCACGAGTTGGTTCACTGCAAGCGCTAGCGCTACGTAACCCCCGGTCACTGCAGCCGTGCGGGTGCCTCCATCTGCTTGGATTACATCACAGTCTATCGTAATGGTGCGCTGGCCCAACTTGCGCAGGTCTAGCGCTGCCCGTAGGGAGCGGCCAATCATCCGTTGGATTTCCTGTGTCCGTCCTCTGACGCTTCCTGTACTGGCTTCACGTGGTGTCCGCGTGTGGGTAGATGCAGGTAACAGGCCATATTCAGCAGTCACCCACCCTTGGGCCTGGTCTTTCAACCAAAGCGGGA
This Chloroflexota bacterium DNA region includes the following protein-coding sequences:
- the rph gene encoding ribonuclease PH — its product is MRPDGRANDQLRPVEFIPHYLDHNPASVLVRMGKTWVLCAASVADEIPLWLKDQAQGWVTAEYGLLPASTHTRTPREASTGSVRGRTQEIQRMIGRSLRAALDLRKLGQRTITIDCDVIQADGGTRTAAVTGGYVALALAVNQLVQSGAVHRSVWRAPVAAVSIGVVQGEPVLDLCYEEDSQAEVDFNVVMTARGQFVEIQGTAEGQPFDRAVMDILLNLAEKGIKELLMAQKQALAS